In Cumulibacter soli, one genomic interval encodes:
- a CDS encoding maleylpyruvate isomerase N-terminal domain-containing protein yields the protein MTPREWFTTAADGYLTVVSGASADVLDAPGLGEWDVRSLLGHSARAFQTIETYLAAEPEAISLRGPSEYFIATRAGLADPVAVTERGRAAGIALGDDPITAIGEIADRVLALVNAEPDDAVATTPVGAITLLDYLPTRAFELTVHGLDLAAATRQSTPKELAISAVDAAQLAIPLSGPTRAAEILFALTGRGQLAEGFSVL from the coding sequence ATGACCCCTCGTGAGTGGTTCACGACCGCCGCCGACGGATATCTGACGGTTGTCAGCGGTGCCAGCGCGGACGTGCTGGACGCGCCCGGACTCGGCGAGTGGGACGTCCGATCGTTGTTGGGCCATTCGGCGCGCGCCTTTCAGACGATCGAGACCTATCTGGCCGCAGAGCCCGAGGCGATATCGCTGCGCGGCCCGAGTGAGTACTTCATCGCCACGCGTGCGGGCTTAGCCGACCCCGTTGCGGTCACCGAGCGTGGGCGCGCTGCTGGAATTGCACTCGGCGACGACCCGATCACTGCCATTGGTGAGATCGCAGACCGAGTGCTGGCGCTAGTGAATGCGGAGCCTGACGACGCCGTGGCCACGACGCCGGTCGGCGCGATAACCCTGCTGGACTACCTGCCGACCCGCGCATTCGAGTTAACGGTGCACGGACTTGATCTCGCTGCGGCGACCCGCCAAAGCACTCCGAAGGAACTCGCCATATCAGCCGTGGATGCGGCACAACTGGCAATACCGTTGAGCGGCCCAACCCGCGCCGCCGAAATCCTGTTCGCGCTCACCGGTCGCGGGCAACTCGCGGAGGGATTTTCCGTCTTGTAG